One window of the Solanum stenotomum isolate F172 chromosome 11, ASM1918654v1, whole genome shotgun sequence genome contains the following:
- the LOC125845856 gene encoding uncharacterized protein LOC125845856 produces the protein MAAPWTFVAWGMDVIGPIEPKASNGHRFILVAIDYFTKWVKAITFKAVTEKAVVDFVHSNIICRFDIPRTIITDNVANLNSNLMKEVCEQLKLCISILLHTDQKPTELWRLPTGISKSFSEGFFKAPDNGMRSSLLHFWDIAQ, from the coding sequence ATGGCCGCTCCTTGGACCTTTGTTGCATGGGGAATGGATGTCATCGGACCAATTGAGCCAAAAGCTTCTAATGGACATCGATTCATTTTGGTCGCAATTGATTACTTTACTAAATGGGTGAAGGCAATCACTTTCAAGGCAGTCACTGAGAAGGCGGTCGTGGATTTTGTCCATTCAAACATCATTTGTCGTTTTGATATCCCAAGAACTATCATCACAGATAATGTTGCAAACCTTAATAGCAATTTGATGAAGGAGGTATGTGAGCAATTAAAATTGTGCATCTCAATTCTACTCCATACCGACCAAAAGCCAACGGAGTTGTGGAGGCTGCCAACAGGAATATCAAAAAGTTTCTCAGAAGGATTCTTCAAGGCACCAGACAATGGCATGAGAAGCTCCCTTTTGCACTTTTGGGATATCGCACAATAG